The Parambassis ranga chromosome 13, fParRan2.1, whole genome shotgun sequence genome contains the following window.
CAGAAAGTTAAATCCAGGCATTAAGCAGAGCTTTCATCTTGTTTTGCAGGTTGTCTCTATGGCAACTATGCATCCACAATGACATCTCAAACTAAAGATGTGGATGGAATACATCTGCTAAAAGACACCCACAACTCATCCCTCAGAAACTTTCTGCAGTGGTGCAGCTGTTGGTAATCTGCCATGTCATTACCGAAGGAGTCAGGAAACCGTGGGAAAGATCGAGAGAGAGGAGCCCGTCCCAAGGTGAGGCAGAGCCGGTCTGAAGAGAGGCGAGATGGAGGTGGACAGAAGGGTGGAAAGGGGAAGAAAAAGGGCCTTTCCTCCCATGATGCAGCAGCTGAGCGGCCTGTCAGTGATGGTTTTGAGTATGGTGAGCTGTTGAATGAACTGGAGACCAGGGACCaactttcctcctctcctctgcggGAGAGTTGGAGATGGCAAGGTTTTGAAGTCGCTGCCACGTTACTGGGGCAAGAACGGTTAGCAGCCAAGCCAGGTTTGGGACCAGTTAGCTCTGCTACAGAATTAAATGTACCCAGTGAAGGTGAGGGCAGAGGGGCAAGCAGCAGTCGTACTCTCAGGCAAAAAATCCAAGATGCAATGGGGCAGTGTTTCCCAATaaagacacacagtgcagcGCCATCAGCTCCGCCTCCACAGGCTCTTTCATCGTCAACCGCCTGTGCCTCCTCTAGGCGGAAGATCCATCTCAGTGAGTTGATGTTGGATGACTGCCCCTTCCCTGTAGGATCAGAGCTGGCTCAGAAGTGGTATCTCATTAAGCAACACACGGCCCCCATTACCCAGCCTCCCCTGCTGGATACTGCAGTAGTGTGCAATGCCCCAACTTCAGCCATGGCTACGGTGGTGGAGGACGTTGATGACAGGTTGCGTGAGCGCAGGCGCATTAGCATTGAACAGGGGGTTGAGCCACCCCCCAATGCAGAGATTCACACGTTTGAGGTGACAGCTCAAATTAACCCTCTCTACAAGCACGGCCCTAAGCTGGCGCATGGTATGAATGAATTAGCAGGGACTGACAGAGCCTCTGTTCAtcagcaacagcagctccttctccaaagacagcagcaacaccaaCTCCTTCTACAGAGCTGTTTGGACACTCTGGatgaggtggtggcctcagcgTCTGCCTCTGCCCACACCTGTGAGCCTGTCACCGACCCTTTGGTTGATCCAGAGTTAAAAACAGCCAATGCGACCCCGAGAGCCATACTTCCTCAGACGGAGCCTCACAAATCTCACGATGGTTACCGAATTCACACTCAGATTGATTACATTCACTGTTTAGTTCCAGACCTGCTGCAGATCACCAACCTCCCGTGTTACTGGGGGGTCATGGATCGCTACGAGGCAGAGACGCTGCTGGAGGGGAAGCCTGAGGGCACTTTCCTCCTGCGAGACTCCGCCCAGGAAGACTACCTCTTCTCTGTTAGCTTCCGTCGCTATGGCCGCTCACTACATGCACGCATTGAACAGTGGAACCACAATTTTAGCTTTGATGTTCATGACCCCAGTGTCTTCCATGCTCCCACGGTTACAGGATTGCTAGAGCACTACAAGGACCCCAACTCTTGCATGTTTTTTGAGCCCCTTCTGTCCAACCCCATCCACCGTACGCAGCCCTTTAGCCTGCAGCACATCTGCCGAGCGGTCATAAGCAGTTGCACCACCTACGATGGCATAAACATGCTTCCCATTCCAAATGCTTTGAAAAAGCACCTGAAAGAATACCACTATAAGCAGAGAGTACGTGTAAGGCGAATGGATACCTGGTGGGAATGAAGAACAACAATAGAATACAGACTAGTAAACACTACCAAATACAATTTTATATGCAAGTTTGTCCTAGCTGAACTTGAGTCTTTCTCTCTATTTGGCTGTATTAACCACACtgtacttatttattttattcctgCTGTATATGTCTTAACAATTGTACTAAGCTACACTGATGAGGCAATATGTAATCTCACTGATCTTGCACACTTGGAGTTATTGGTGCTCAAATTAAACCAACTTATTTAGACTGGCGGTGTTCAGACTCTCTTCACATATCTGTGTTTTCAAGTGTGAGTAAATCACCTTAATTATCTGACGATGGGGGGAAAAGGATCCTAGTGTGCATCGAGATGATTATAATGGAGATGTTCATCACTCACGTGCTGAGAAGGTGAGACGCACACTGACAGGGTTTCTTTCTTGTTACTGAGGTGTTGAAGAGCAGCACGTTTGCAGCATTAATCACGGTTTGAGCCCAGGGCTGATCAGGAGGGGTGAGAGTAGCTGCATATGCTAACCGGTCTTGTTAGAAATGAGACTTGTCACACATTGAAATCATACTGATTTCATACCATATCTTGCTGTTATAAGACTTAGGTGTAGACTGAACAGCATGAAATAAGAGACATTCTGAAGTGAAAGGTGACAACAGCTACACTTTTTACAGAGACTGCAATAAAACCTTTGCTGATATAAATCCAGCAAGAGCCCCAGCACAGTTTATATGATGATGTCAATTATTAGAAATGGTCTGAAACGTAAGCTGTCCTTATGTAGTCAGCTAGGTTTGCCAGTAGTGTGTAGTGTATGACAGGAAGGAGGACAAGATGATTCTGATTCTCTATCTTAATATTGTTATCCTGGTAAAACGACACCGCAATCAAGCAGCCTCATCCTGACAGTGGAGAAtgacacccccacccactgccTCCACAAACTCTGATTCTGTGGTTTACTTACTGGATTAATGCCAGTTCAAGAGTAATGAATACCCCGAAAACCTTGGTGCTGCCGACAAGTACTCGAACAGTGCTTTAACCTCGGTAATAGAATTGTAAAAACATCCAAGTGTTTTACTTAAACTGCAAATAAATGGTGGTTAGAATGAGACTTCAATTCACAGTGTGCTGTATACCTGTCCAAAGAATGCTCTTTAAACCTGACCAGTACTGACATAACAACCTTTTGAATTCACAGTAAGTGGAAAATATAGTATGCATATAAGCCTATAACTGTTTGGATACTGATGCATCAAAGTGAAACAGACCGTGGAATTTCAACCAAAAGGCCAGTAAAATGCTGCTTTTCACTCTGGTGCTCAGATACTCTCCAGCAGCGAATGTCTGTTGCTTCAATTCTTTTTCATTCATCTGCTTTGTTTGCTGCCTACATCATGTTGCCATCTGTGGGTCCTCCTATGAGGGTAAATTGCATGCAGCTAGTGCCAATGGTCTTCATTAGTTTTGAAGTAAAGGATCAAATGCGGCTTGAATGGGACACACAGCGAGGCAGGTGTATAATCTGACTGCAAATAACAAAGCCCAGAGGATTATGGGCCTTATTTTGTGCAAAATCTTTACTACTGTGCCACCCAGTTCTATTTAGTGCAGAGGTTTGTTCCTGCTTTCTTGTTGCTTCGCAACTAATTGTAATGTAAAGACCCAGATCCTTAAGGAAGAAATTATCCTGCTGATTTACTGCCTGCTGTGAGTATTTGAAAGAGGTAGGGTGTCGCCACACTAATCTGCTATTCCAGCTGTTCAATGACAAAATTATCATAATGAATCAGCTCTTGTGGATCTTACATTAACAAGAAGAATGATGGCTGAAGGAAGGGGTTTTGCTGGAGATTGACATGATGATGGAAACAATAATCTGCAAGCCCCAGAACAACCAGTCAGTCCTAAAGTATAAACCCCAAAAGAGGAGAGTAGACCTAACTATATGACTACTCTCATTTTTAATGATATCTGTTGAATAATTACAAGGAAAAAAGATCAGACTTTGCATGTTTGTGACATAATTGGGGCATGTATGCTAAAATCTAAAGGTATGTAAACATATTCAAATCAGTAAATGTGCTGCAAATTTTCATAATAATACAAAGAGTAAAAAGCGCTTCATGCAGGACAGACTTTCATTTGCCTTATTATCTATGATCCTTTCACAGAGTAATTGCAAATTTTAGCTCTGTGGTGGAGTCGTTTGTTGCCATGTGTGAACAGCATTTTagattaatacacacacacacaaaagagagCACACTGCcaactgttgtgtgttctaAGCAATAATCACAAAGGACAACGATCCCAGTGTTTAACGGGGGAAGCATGGAGAATAGGTCCTAG
Protein-coding sequences here:
- the socs9 gene encoding suppressor of cytokine signaling 9, producing the protein MSLPKESGNRGKDRERGARPKVRQSRSEERRDGGGQKGGKGKKKGLSSHDAAAERPVSDGFEYGELLNELETRDQLSSSPLRESWRWQGFEVAATLLGQERLAAKPGLGPVSSATELNVPSEGEGRGASSSRTLRQKIQDAMGQCFPIKTHSAAPSAPPPQALSSSTACASSRRKIHLSELMLDDCPFPVGSELAQKWYLIKQHTAPITQPPLLDTAVVCNAPTSAMATVVEDVDDRLRERRRISIEQGVEPPPNAEIHTFEVTAQINPLYKHGPKLAHGMNELAGTDRASVHQQQQLLLQRQQQHQLLLQSCLDTLDEVVASASASAHTCEPVTDPLVDPELKTANATPRAILPQTEPHKSHDGYRIHTQIDYIHCLVPDLLQITNLPCYWGVMDRYEAETLLEGKPEGTFLLRDSAQEDYLFSVSFRRYGRSLHARIEQWNHNFSFDVHDPSVFHAPTVTGLLEHYKDPNSCMFFEPLLSNPIHRTQPFSLQHICRAVISSCTTYDGINMLPIPNALKKHLKEYHYKQRVRVRRMDTWWE